The following coding sequences are from one Sphingomonas sp. OV641 window:
- a CDS encoding Gfo/Idh/MocA family protein: MKPRIGFLGTGWIGRHRMAAMVATGAVEAVAVCDPSPECIAEAATVAPTIRIVDSLDAMLALDIDGVVIATPSALHADQSIQALEAGKAVFCQKPLGRTAAEVNAVIAAARQADRLLGVDLSYRHTAGMEAIAQLIREGSLGDIFAIDLTFHNAYGPDKPWFYDPAQSGGGCVVDLGVHLVDLALWALGFPKAHDAHAALYAGGQPLHPGSVEDYASASFTAGGTDVRLTCSWRLHAGQDAVIAADFYGTQGGAAFRNVGGSFYDFTADHFTGTSARRLTDGADDWGGRAAAAWATQLAQSHHYDPAADHFARSAEVLDLIYGR, from the coding sequence ATGAAGCCCCGTATCGGGTTCCTCGGCACCGGCTGGATCGGTCGTCACCGCATGGCCGCGATGGTCGCGACGGGGGCGGTCGAGGCCGTCGCCGTCTGCGATCCCTCGCCCGAATGTATTGCGGAGGCCGCCACCGTCGCCCCCACGATCCGCATCGTAGACTCGCTCGATGCCATGCTCGCGCTCGATATCGACGGTGTGGTGATCGCGACCCCCAGCGCGCTCCACGCCGATCAGTCGATCCAGGCGCTGGAGGCCGGCAAAGCGGTCTTCTGCCAGAAGCCGCTCGGCCGCACCGCAGCGGAGGTGAACGCGGTCATCGCCGCCGCCCGCCAGGCCGATCGCCTGCTCGGCGTCGACCTGTCCTATCGCCACACTGCCGGGATGGAGGCGATCGCGCAGCTGATCCGTGAAGGGTCGCTGGGCGACATCTTCGCAATCGATCTCACCTTCCACAACGCTTATGGCCCGGACAAGCCGTGGTTCTACGATCCCGCACAATCAGGCGGCGGCTGCGTCGTCGATCTCGGCGTTCACCTCGTCGATCTCGCACTCTGGGCGCTCGGCTTCCCTAAGGCGCATGATGCGCATGCCGCGCTTTACGCCGGCGGCCAGCCGCTCCATCCCGGCTCGGTCGAGGATTATGCCAGCGCCAGCTTCACCGCCGGAGGCACCGACGTGCGCCTCACCTGCTCGTGGCGCCTCCATGCCGGCCAGGATGCGGTAATCGCCGCCGATTTCTACGGCACGCAGGGCGGCGCGGCGTTCCGCAACGTCGGCGGCAGCTTTTACGACTTCACCGCCGATCACTTTACCGGCACGTCCGCCCGCCGCCTGACGGACGGCGCGGACGATTGGGGCGGCCGCGCCGCCGCCGCCTGGGCGACCCAGCTTGCGCAAAGCCATCACTACGATCCCGCCGCCGATCATTTCGCCCGTTCGGCGGAGGTGCTCGACCTCATCTATGGTCGCTGA
- a CDS encoding glycosyl hydrolase, with product MIEAAMIWNEPNNKSHWDPEIDPDWSSYADHVIRAGNSIAAINPAITRVLGGMSPIDPQWVNRMRAHGALDAVDVIAVHGFPLDWNLWSIHDWPKKIAEIEEVVTDKPIWVTEVGVGSFGAEEVQVFGVEKTAELLIGRVPNVYWYSLYDLPQSWGATTRHREAEGSSYYRHFYMGLIREDGTPKPALDVYARHAADMGLMQWFHFEDPRLDEAVGWLKRLGTRKLRTGLSWADRFRPNALDWFDRQMEALADFDVTVTFCFTPEHLGVQPHHTSPARDPQMFADFCAEMIDRYAPAQASSAQATPLKLAASA from the coding sequence GTGATCGAAGCGGCGATGATCTGGAATGAGCCGAACAACAAATCGCATTGGGATCCGGAAATCGATCCGGACTGGTCGTCCTATGCCGATCACGTGATCCGCGCCGGTAATTCGATCGCTGCGATCAACCCGGCGATCACCCGCGTGCTGGGCGGCATGTCGCCTATCGACCCGCAATGGGTGAACCGGATGCGCGCGCATGGTGCGCTTGACGCAGTGGACGTGATCGCGGTGCACGGCTTCCCGCTCGATTGGAACCTGTGGTCGATCCACGACTGGCCCAAGAAGATCGCGGAGATCGAGGAAGTCGTCACCGACAAGCCGATCTGGGTCACCGAAGTCGGCGTTGGCTCGTTCGGTGCGGAGGAGGTGCAGGTGTTCGGCGTCGAGAAGACGGCGGAACTGCTCATCGGCCGCGTGCCCAACGTTTATTGGTATTCGCTGTACGATCTGCCGCAGTCCTGGGGCGCCACCACCCGCCACCGCGAGGCGGAGGGCTCCAGCTATTACCGCCATTTCTACATGGGCCTGATCCGCGAAGACGGCACACCCAAGCCCGCGCTCGACGTTTATGCCCGTCACGCCGCAGACATGGGCCTGATGCAATGGTTCCACTTCGAGGACCCGCGGCTTGACGAAGCGGTCGGATGGCTCAAGCGGCTCGGCACGCGCAAGCTGCGTACCGGTCTCAGCTGGGCCGATCGCTTCCGCCCCAATGCGCTCGACTGGTTCGATCGGCAGATGGAAGCGCTGGCTGACTTCGATGTCACGGTCACCTTCTGCTTCACTCCCGAGCATTTGGGCGTTCAGCCGCATCACACCAGTCCGGCGCGCGATCCGCAGATGTTTGCCGATTTCTGCGCCGAGATGATCGACCGCTACGCCCCCGCCCAGGCAAGCTCGGCGCAAGCCACGCCGCTCAAGCTCGCCGCGTCGGCCTGA
- a CDS encoding TIGR04290 family methyltransferase: MPVAARSNDETRKRELSSSIAALAPWFHNIDLNGVETAPDHFLGNYPADKFARFAAIFPEDLTGRSVLDIGCNAGFYSVEALRRGAERVVGIDSDDRYLAQARLATDALGFTGVEFRNLSVYDVAKLGEKFDLVIFMGVLYHLRHPLLALDLIREHVASDAMLFQTLQQGSREVADVPEDHPFFEPDTYRPPAYFDAPGYPKMHFIEKKFAGDWTNWWAPNAAASQAMLRAAGFTVEAAADGDVYFCRVAPVPFGQYGPAAVYPAKGGTSS; this comes from the coding sequence ATGCCGGTAGCCGCACGTTCGAATGACGAGACACGCAAACGCGAGCTAAGTAGTAGCATCGCCGCGCTGGCGCCGTGGTTTCACAATATCGATCTGAACGGCGTGGAGACGGCGCCCGATCATTTCCTGGGCAATTACCCGGCGGACAAGTTCGCGCGCTTCGCCGCGATCTTCCCTGAAGACCTCACCGGCAGGAGCGTGCTCGACATCGGCTGCAACGCGGGCTTCTACTCGGTCGAGGCGCTGCGTCGCGGTGCGGAGCGCGTGGTCGGGATCGACAGCGACGATCGCTATCTCGCGCAGGCCCGCCTCGCTACCGACGCGCTGGGCTTCACCGGCGTCGAGTTTCGCAACCTGTCGGTTTATGACGTGGCGAAGCTCGGCGAGAAGTTCGACCTCGTGATCTTCATGGGCGTCCTTTACCACCTGCGTCACCCTCTGCTCGCACTGGACCTGATCCGAGAGCATGTCGCCAGTGACGCCATGCTCTTCCAGACGCTGCAGCAGGGCTCGCGCGAGGTGGCGGACGTGCCGGAGGACCACCCGTTCTTCGAACCCGACACCTACCGCCCACCGGCCTATTTCGACGCGCCCGGCTATCCCAAGATGCATTTCATTGAGAAGAAATTCGCCGGTGACTGGACAAATTGGTGGGCGCCCAACGCCGCCGCCAGCCAGGCGATGCTGCGCGCGGCCGGCTTCACTGTCGAGGCTGCGGCCGACGGCGATGTCTATTTCTGCCGGGTCGCACCGGTGCCGTTCGGCCAATATGGTCCGGCGGCCGTCTATCCAGCCAAGGGGGGAACAAGTTCGTGA
- a CDS encoding glycosyltransferase family 9 protein yields MRAGDYPRAWALSARDMAQRDPATRDDPSLPYHLRWVWDGRSFDGYDVLVRCYHGLGDTIQFARFLPILARRAASVTVEAPARLRDLIASVDAGINVVPFDHAHPLPPAACDIEITELPFALRARPETGIFPYVKASAAALPAGITGLCHQGGDWDPARSLDPALFAPVAAAHRCITLVAEPSPLPVLNPSGCAFAMDATASLVAACDLVITVDTMIAHLAGALGRPTWLLLKAEPDWRWNPAATDTPWYPNMRLYVQRTPGDWAGVIARVVRDLADRTSTFTNDERLAHGEYRGTISSRVLG; encoded by the coding sequence ATGCGAGCGGGCGATTACCCGCGCGCCTGGGCCCTGTCCGCGCGCGACATGGCTCAGCGGGATCCAGCGACGCGCGACGATCCCAGCCTGCCATATCACCTGCGCTGGGTATGGGACGGCCGTTCGTTCGACGGGTACGACGTGCTGGTGCGATGCTATCACGGCCTGGGCGACACGATCCAGTTCGCGCGATTCCTGCCGATCCTGGCCAGGAGGGCCGCCAGCGTGACGGTGGAAGCGCCGGCGCGGCTCCGAGACCTGATCGCAAGCGTGGATGCCGGGATAAACGTGGTGCCGTTTGATCATGCCCACCCGCTGCCGCCCGCGGCATGCGACATCGAGATCACCGAACTGCCCTTTGCGCTGCGCGCGCGGCCTGAGACGGGCATTTTCCCCTATGTGAAGGCAAGCGCGGCGGCACTGCCGGCGGGTATCACTGGCCTGTGCCATCAGGGCGGGGACTGGGATCCGGCGCGTTCGCTCGATCCCGCGCTGTTCGCACCAGTCGCGGCGGCGCATCGCTGCATCACGCTGGTTGCCGAGCCATCACCGCTGCCGGTGCTGAACCCATCGGGCTGCGCCTTTGCCATGGATGCAACGGCATCGCTGGTGGCGGCGTGCGATCTGGTCATTACCGTCGACACGATGATCGCGCATCTCGCCGGCGCGCTGGGCCGACCGACCTGGCTGCTGCTGAAGGCGGAGCCGGACTGGCGCTGGAACCCGGCCGCGACGGATACGCCCTGGTACCCGAACATGCGCCTGTACGTGCAGCGGACACCCGGCGACTGGGCGGGCGTGATCGCGCGCGTTGTGCGCGACCTGGCGGATCGAACATCCACTTTCACCAACGACGAAAGGCTGGCCCATGGCGAGTATCGCGGCACCATCAGTTCCCGTGTCCTGGGGTGA
- a CDS encoding DUF6165 family protein, whose product MASIAAPSVPVSWGELLDKITILEIKRERITRAAARENVLREYRMLQRIGGQVLNRSGIAPLVRALKAVNEALWEIEDAIREQEAARQFGADFIRLARAVYQRNDERAAIKREINLKLESDLIEEKSYASCIAA is encoded by the coding sequence ATGGCGAGTATCGCGGCACCATCAGTTCCCGTGTCCTGGGGTGAATTGCTCGACAAGATCACCATTCTGGAGATCAAGCGCGAGCGGATCACACGGGCCGCGGCGCGCGAGAATGTGCTGCGCGAGTATCGCATGCTGCAGAGGATTGGTGGCCAGGTGCTGAATCGCAGCGGCATCGCCCCGCTCGTCCGAGCGCTTAAAGCCGTGAATGAGGCCTTGTGGGAGATCGAGGACGCGATCCGCGAACAGGAGGCGGCGCGCCAGTTCGGGGCCGACTTCATCCGTCTCGCCCGTGCCGTGTATCAGCGCAACGATGAGCGGGCGGCGATCAAGCGCGAGATCAACCTGAAGCTGGAATCGGATCTGATCGAGGAAAAGAGCTACGCGAGCTGTATCGCGGCCTGA
- a CDS encoding sodium:proton antiporter, which translates to MPSFSTPEPYILWLTGAGVLVALVAWLPLALRKLPLSLPIICIGIGAAIFSLPAVHWHPLPYAFPDVTERLTEFVVIIALMGAGLKLDRIFRWRHWGVTWRLLAITMPLGIAAITLLGGWWLGLGWVAALLLGACLAPTDPVLAADVQVGPPKSNDEDEVRFGLTSEAGLNDGLAFPFVHLAIVLGTLAAAGEPWAKTWVLENVIWEIVVGIGAGWLIGKAFGWLTFHVPAETKLAATGDGLIAIAATFVSYGVSEIVHAYGFLSVFVTALALRRSHRDHDFNHQMHDLTEQVERIAMMIVLILFGGALVDGLLAALRWTDVVAAAVLILIVRPLTGLIALVGFPADRSEKLTIAFFGIRGVGSFYYLAYALNRMNLPEADRLWAIVGITVLFSILLHGLTVTPVMRLLDRQHGRDPDRSSTPPPGLQGPAAEQ; encoded by the coding sequence ATGCCGTCATTCTCCACCCCCGAACCCTATATTCTCTGGTTGACGGGGGCAGGCGTACTCGTCGCGCTCGTGGCATGGTTGCCGCTGGCGCTGCGCAAGCTGCCGCTGTCGTTGCCTATCATCTGCATCGGCATCGGTGCGGCCATCTTCTCGCTGCCCGCCGTTCACTGGCACCCGCTGCCCTACGCCTTTCCCGATGTCACCGAACGGCTGACGGAATTTGTCGTGATCATCGCGCTGATGGGCGCCGGGCTCAAGCTGGACCGGATCTTTCGCTGGCGGCACTGGGGCGTCACCTGGCGCCTGCTCGCCATCACCATGCCGCTCGGGATCGCCGCAATCACCTTGCTGGGCGGCTGGTGGCTCGGGCTCGGCTGGGTGGCGGCGCTGCTGCTGGGTGCATGCCTTGCGCCGACCGATCCGGTGCTTGCCGCCGATGTTCAGGTCGGTCCGCCCAAATCGAATGACGAGGATGAGGTCCGCTTCGGCCTCACGTCAGAGGCCGGGCTGAACGACGGGCTTGCCTTTCCTTTCGTCCACCTGGCCATCGTGCTCGGCACGCTGGCCGCCGCTGGCGAGCCCTGGGCAAAGACCTGGGTATTGGAAAACGTGATCTGGGAAATCGTGGTCGGCATCGGCGCAGGCTGGCTGATCGGCAAGGCTTTTGGCTGGCTCACCTTTCACGTGCCGGCCGAAACGAAGCTGGCGGCCACCGGCGATGGCCTGATTGCGATCGCGGCGACCTTTGTCTCTTACGGCGTGTCGGAGATCGTCCACGCTTACGGTTTCCTGTCGGTGTTCGTCACCGCCCTCGCCCTGCGCCGCTCGCACCGCGACCACGACTTCAATCACCAGATGCACGATCTGACCGAGCAGGTGGAGCGGATCGCAATGATGATCGTGCTGATTCTGTTCGGCGGCGCGCTGGTGGATGGATTGCTGGCGGCGCTGCGCTGGACGGATGTGGTCGCAGCGGCGGTTCTGATCCTGATCGTCCGGCCGCTCACCGGGTTGATCGCACTGGTCGGCTTTCCGGCGGACCGCTCGGAAAAGCTCACCATCGCGTTTTTCGGGATCCGCGGCGTCGGCTCATTCTATTATCTGGCCTATGCGCTCAATCGCATGAACCTGCCCGAGGCGGATCGCCTGTGGGCGATCGTCGGCATCACCGTTTTGTTCTCGATACTGCTGCACGGGCTGACGGTCACGCCGGTCATGCGCCTGCTGGATCGCCAGCACGGGCGCGATCCTGATCGGTCGAGCACGCCGCCGCCTGGCCTCCAGGGCCCGGCGGCGGAGCAATGA
- a CDS encoding diguanylate cyclase domain-containing protein — protein MAAHGGAMFPIHEEERLEALRSLEVLDTPPEAEFEAIVQGARHIFDSRMAFVSLVDANRQWFKARCGFSIPETPREVSICQYAIAADDMLVIPDTLADPLFASSPVVTGPPHIRSYAGIPLRHGTSPDARRLPIGTLCVADDRLLEFTPEKLELLKGFAGVIEGILEARRARSESLKLALSRQEALIESERAQRILQQAERMARIGSWRLDLTNNETHWSAQTYAIHQMPPVGKPELEKALLHYPPADRAKVEGALAACANTGQPWDLEVDLINAKGKLRRIRLMGEAEIRDRQVMAVIGVMQDITERYKVERRLREFALTDELTGLASRRAFNETLDEALASTPARASALAVAIIDLDRFKEVNDRLGHPAGDEVLRVMAAKLTAADHLGDFLAARLGGDEFVVMLRGSHAAERLAQGIEQLLTDLRHTVYGEGADPHEGITVSATIGACVRDAAHADRPSLMKAADTALYAAKRARRGTGAIAGRDGILVAHGAPAHQVA, from the coding sequence TTGGCGGCGCATGGTGGCGCGATGTTCCCGATCCATGAAGAGGAACGCCTCGAGGCGCTGCGTTCGCTGGAGGTGCTGGATACCCCGCCCGAAGCGGAATTCGAGGCGATCGTTCAAGGCGCCCGGCACATCTTTGACTCGCGTATGGCGTTCGTGTCGTTGGTTGATGCAAACCGGCAATGGTTCAAGGCGCGGTGCGGCTTCAGCATCCCGGAAACCCCGCGCGAAGTCTCGATCTGCCAATATGCGATCGCGGCCGATGACATGCTGGTCATTCCCGACACGCTGGCCGACCCGCTATTTGCCTCCAGCCCAGTGGTGACCGGACCGCCGCACATTCGCTCCTACGCCGGCATCCCGCTTCGCCACGGCACCTCGCCGGACGCTCGGCGCCTGCCTATCGGCACCTTGTGCGTCGCGGACGATCGGCTGCTGGAATTCACCCCGGAAAAGCTGGAGCTTCTGAAGGGCTTTGCCGGCGTCATCGAAGGTATTCTGGAGGCGCGCCGCGCCCGTTCCGAAAGCCTGAAGCTCGCTCTGTCCCGGCAGGAGGCGCTGATCGAGAGCGAACGCGCACAGCGGATCCTGCAGCAGGCGGAGCGGATGGCGCGCATCGGCTCGTGGCGGCTCGACCTGACGAACAACGAGACGCACTGGTCGGCCCAGACCTATGCCATCCACCAGATGCCGCCCGTCGGAAAGCCTGAACTGGAAAAGGCACTGCTCCACTATCCACCCGCTGACCGGGCTAAGGTGGAGGGGGCACTGGCCGCGTGCGCCAATACCGGCCAGCCGTGGGATCTCGAAGTCGACCTGATCAACGCCAAGGGGAAGCTTCGCCGCATCCGGCTGATGGGAGAGGCCGAGATCCGCGATCGTCAGGTGATGGCGGTCATCGGTGTCATGCAGGACATCACCGAACGCTATAAGGTTGAGCGGCGGCTGCGCGAATTCGCGCTGACGGACGAACTCACCGGGCTGGCCAGTCGCCGGGCATTCAACGAAACCTTGGACGAGGCGCTCGCCAGCACGCCGGCGCGCGCCTCTGCGCTCGCCGTGGCGATTATCGATCTCGATCGCTTCAAGGAGGTTAACGATCGGCTCGGCCATCCAGCGGGCGACGAGGTGCTGCGCGTGATGGCTGCCAAGCTAACCGCGGCCGATCATCTGGGTGATTTCCTTGCGGCCCGGCTGGGCGGCGACGAATTCGTGGTCATGCTGCGTGGCAGCCATGCGGCCGAGCGGCTGGCACAGGGGATCGAGCAGTTGCTCACCGATCTTCGCCACACCGTCTATGGCGAGGGCGCCGACCCGCATGAGGGGATCACGGTATCGGCGACGATCGGCGCCTGCGTCCGGGATGCCGCGCACGCGGATCGCCCTTCGCTGATGAAGGCAGCCGATACGGCGCTTTACGCGGCGAAGCGGGCGCGCCGGGGCACGGGCGCGATCGCCGGGCGTGATGGCATTCTGGTCGCCCATGGAGCGCCTGCGCACCAGGTCGCCTGA
- a CDS encoding response regulator transcription factor, translating to MTEERRILIVEDDETFARTLQRSFERRGYRVWLAHGPAEMEALLEEARPGFAVVDLKLGNASGLACVERLHASDPAMLIVVLTGFASIATAVEAIKLGACHYLAKPSNTDDIEAAFSKAAEGDVDVPIEGRSTSIKTLEWERINETLAETGFNISETARRLGMHRRTLARKLEKKPLR from the coding sequence ATGACCGAGGAACGCCGGATCCTGATCGTCGAGGATGACGAGACCTTCGCACGCACGCTGCAGCGCTCGTTTGAGCGGCGCGGCTATCGCGTCTGGCTGGCGCACGGTCCGGCCGAGATGGAAGCGCTACTGGAAGAGGCGCGCCCCGGCTTCGCGGTGGTCGATCTGAAGCTCGGCAACGCGTCGGGTCTTGCCTGCGTCGAACGGCTGCACGCATCCGATCCCGCCATGCTGATTGTGGTGCTCACCGGCTTTGCCAGCATTGCGACGGCCGTTGAGGCCATCAAGCTGGGCGCCTGTCATTATCTCGCCAAGCCGTCGAACACCGACGATATCGAGGCCGCGTTCAGCAAGGCGGCCGAAGGCGACGTCGACGTTCCTATCGAGGGGCGCAGCACTTCCATCAAGACGCTGGAATGGGAGCGGATCAACGAAACGTTGGCCGAAACCGGGTTCAACATCTCGGAAACGGCGCGGCGCCTCGGCATGCACCGGCGCACCCTGGCGCGAAAGCTGGAGAAAAAGCCGCTCCGCTAA
- a CDS encoding ATP-binding protein has translation MDSPLLALTRRSAAQAGSSRDSTAAENMRQLLQLRWMAVAGQLITILVVHFLLGVKLPLFPMMVVVALQAFANIISFVLLSRDRVTNVELMLGLLFDVGSLTAQLSLSGGATNPFVSLYLIQVVLGAILLESWSVWVLVVLTTVCYAGLAADSRPLAYPPNIEPLIGDLNALGAWLSFVLSGTLLAMFVTRISRNLRARDAFLADLRQRAAEEDGIVRIGLFASGAAHELGTPLASLAVILSDWRRLPKIAQDPELAGELAEMQAEVERCKAIVTDILHSAGEPRGEAMQSVGARAFLRDIVEEWRTTLASGPLTVDLQGLGDAAVVAGPSLRQAVWNLLDNAAEASPGGAALVATCDADELTIKVIDEGRGFTESELAGVGKLYHSGKGAGHGVGLFLASNVARRLGGRLAAMNRPEGGADVRLVLPLAKSRR, from the coding sequence ATGGATTCGCCCCTTCTCGCGCTCACACGACGATCCGCCGCGCAGGCCGGCTCCTCGCGCGATTCCACCGCTGCCGAAAACATGCGTCAGCTGCTGCAGCTGCGCTGGATGGCGGTGGCGGGACAGCTGATCACCATCCTGGTGGTGCATTTCCTGCTGGGCGTGAAACTGCCGCTATTCCCGATGATGGTGGTGGTAGCGCTTCAGGCGTTCGCCAACATCATCAGCTTCGTGCTGCTGAGCCGGGATCGCGTCACCAACGTAGAACTGATGCTGGGGCTGCTGTTCGACGTCGGTTCCTTGACCGCGCAACTGTCGCTCAGCGGCGGCGCCACCAATCCGTTCGTGTCGCTTTACCTGATCCAGGTGGTGCTTGGCGCGATCCTGCTTGAAAGCTGGTCGGTGTGGGTGCTCGTGGTCCTGACCACCGTTTGTTATGCCGGTCTCGCGGCGGATAGTCGCCCGCTCGCCTATCCGCCGAATATTGAGCCGCTCATCGGCGACCTTAACGCGCTCGGCGCTTGGCTCAGCTTCGTGCTCAGCGGCACTCTCCTTGCCATGTTCGTCACGCGCATCAGCCGCAATCTGCGTGCCCGTGACGCCTTCCTCGCCGATCTGCGGCAACGCGCGGCGGAGGAGGACGGCATCGTGCGCATCGGCCTGTTCGCCAGCGGGGCGGCGCACGAACTCGGCACCCCACTCGCCTCGCTCGCCGTGATCCTCAGCGACTGGCGCCGCCTGCCAAAGATCGCTCAGGATCCCGAACTCGCCGGTGAGCTGGCGGAAATGCAGGCGGAGGTGGAACGCTGCAAGGCGATCGTGACCGACATTCTCCATTCCGCCGGCGAGCCGCGCGGCGAAGCGATGCAGAGCGTCGGCGCACGCGCCTTCCTCCGCGATATCGTGGAGGAATGGCGCACCACATTGGCCAGCGGCCCGCTGACCGTCGATCTACAGGGCCTTGGTGATGCGGCGGTGGTGGCCGGTCCGTCATTGCGGCAGGCAGTGTGGAACCTGCTCGACAATGCCGCGGAGGCATCCCCCGGTGGCGCGGCGCTGGTCGCCACCTGCGATGCCGACGAATTGACCATAAAGGTGATCGATGAAGGCCGCGGCTTCACGGAAAGTGAACTCGCCGGCGTCGGCAAGCTTTACCATTCCGGCAAGGGCGCGGGCCACGGCGTCGGCCTTTTCCTGGCCAGCAACGTCGCGCGTCGGCTGGGCGGTCGGCTGGCGGCGATGAACCGGCCGGAGGGCGGCGCCGACGTGCGGCTCGTCCTCCCCCTTGCGAAATCCAGGCGCTAG